The Cyclopterus lumpus isolate fCycLum1 chromosome 1, fCycLum1.pri, whole genome shotgun sequence sequence caaaaaagcctctcagacccctaagctccGCCCACTTAGCTTATCTCAATTGTGTTTAGGAGATATGGACCAATAAACCTCTTAGGGGGCGTGTCTTGTCTTTCAATGCTTATAACTTCAGAATTTGTTGGCCTAATCACTCCAAATGTTCagcatatgtgcacattgcatccttTAACACGCACAACAATTATTGTGCGATTTAAACACTCCGGGCCACCACAGTAATTCGGCCTATTTTGGCCGTTTTGAGCATTTGTACTTTTACGCACTCCTTCCAcaaaattcattcattcattattacattaaaattacatttacatgaagaaacgTTACAATTTGTCATAGAAACACCtactggaaaaagaaaattacgCGTTTTATACCTAAAGTATTCAACTTATtctagtaaaaaaaatatttaagcAAGTTAGCAGTTATTTGCCCCGTGACCATAAGGTCTCTGGTTCGAATCCAGGGCCAATTTCGTGCAAATTTTGAATCTgacccaaacttgtcatgcatGATTTTTAAAGTCatggcctgaggatatcgacaagcctatttaaaaatgttattttaatttaatttttttaccagTGCCCCTTCTGCGAAAAGCGCTTCCGCTTTTTGTGGACGCTCGAGAGACACGAGCGCCTCCACACCGGCTTCACGCCCTACCGCTGCTCCGAATGCGGCGAGGCGTTCGAGCTGAAGTTGACGCTGACGGCGCACTTGCTGACTCACAAGGAGAGGAAGCCGTACCGCTGCAAGCGCTGCGGCTCGTCGTTCAGGTCTAAGTTCGAGCTGCGCAAGCACACCAAGATCCACACGAGGGAAAAGCTGCACCCGTGCACTGACTGCGGGCGCCACTTCTCCATGGCGGGAACTCTCCAGAGCCACAAGCGGGCGTGCACGCAGAGCAAGAACGGAGCGGCCGGTGAAACGTCGCAGCCCGACCTCGTCAACGGCGTCAGCTCTGAGGTAGAGGcgatgttttttgttgtttttactttgatttGAGACGTTCAATGTTTATTCTTCTTCATGTAACACATGCCCGCATTTATAGACAACCTCTCAACCCCATTGTCTCCATGCGTTCTcatttaactgttttttttgtaggtGTCGGTTGAGCCCCGATCCTCAGAGGGTCTCGACTCCGACGAAGCCGCTCGGGGTGAAAATAACCCGCAGGAAGCGGAAGAGCGACCGGAGGCCGTCGTTTCCAGCCCACACGTGAATGTAATGGtgaacgaggaggaagaggaggaaccgGTGTGCGGTACGTGAAACAACGAGGTTCCAGATATCCCTTCTCATGCACGGTAAAGGCCGTGAATGCCTTCGCTGACAATTTTATAGGTCACTTCCTTTGTGTTgtgtagaagaagaagcagctcCCGACCAGGCGTCCGGCGGTGAGGATTGCACCATGCAGGAGGAACCTGAGGAGCAGCGACAGGAGAGCAACGCGGACATTAGGATAACGGTGAAGGAGGTAGAAGATGACCTCCTAAACAGTAAGGAAACAAGTTTGCGGGAGTACAAATGTCACTTGTGTGTTGCCTTGAATTCTTGAAGAAAAATGTTGTTAAAGGCCGAATATACGGGATGGTTATGAAGTCGAGAGGCTCCAGGTGTTGTAAATTAGCGTTCCGCTACAAGCACTCAACACAGTGCATCTAGTTAGTGTGCAAATTCTAATGCCGCTGTGATGTCCATATCAAGTCAAGTCCTCTATCTCGTATTCGCCACCTTTTTAACAACCACATACAAACCCCCACAGTTAGCAGTAGAATCCAGAGCTCCAGTCATTCAGTCGTATGATCGGGAATTTCCGAACGCACGGATGAGAACTTTGTTTGGTTTTAGCAGTGATGCATGCTCCTCCTATTTACGACAATCTATCGACACCgttctcagtttttttttcttttgcttctttGTTCACCGTGGAGAAGTGCGAGAAGAACAATGTTTTCTTCTTAAAGAATTCAAGGTAACTTGATGTGAGGAACTGATATATACAGCTGGTCATTTTTGTGGGTGGAGTATCCCATTTTTAACAAGCAAAAAGGTTTCTATGAGTCTCAAGTTGTCGTCCTTGTTCCCACAGTGTCAGGAGGGGATCCCCCGGggcaggagcagcagaagagcTCGTACAGCTGCGGGCTCTGCGGAAGAAACTGCGGCAAGATGTGCGCCCTTCAGATCCACATGCGGATCCGCTCGGGAGAGAAACCCTACAAGTGCTCCGTGTGCGGCAAGTGGTTCAAATATCAAAGTGAGCTCAGAGGTCACCATAAGGTCCACATGGCGGAGAAGCCCTTCTCCTGCCCGGACTGCGGGAAGAGCTACACCCAGTGGGGCCACTTTAACAGACACTGGCTCACGCACACGGGGGAGAGGTCTTACCACTGCTCCGTGTGCGAGGAGAGCTTCAACCAGCTCGCCCGCTTGCGGGAGCACGAGAAAATCCACTCCAGGGCGAAGTATGACTGTCCCAGGTGCGAAGAGAGCTTCACGCGACCGGCGAACCTCAAGGCCCACTCCAGGGTGCACACGGGCGGGAGGCTGTTCTCCTGCCCCGAATGCGGGAAGAACTTCATCCACAAGGTGAGCCTCAAGGCCCACCTCAGGGCGCACACGGGCGAGAGGCCGTTCTCCTGCCCGGACTGCGGGAAGAGCTTCATCCAGTCGGGGACCTTGAAGGTACACCGGCTCATGCACCTCAGGAAGAGGCCCTACCACTGCTCCGTGTGCAAGGAGGGCTTCAACCATGCGAACCGTTTGCGGGAGCACAAGAAAATCCACGTGAAGTTTGACTGTCCCAGATGCAAAAAGAGCTTCGAGCAAAAGTCGAGCCTCAAGACCCACTTCAGGCTGTTCCACACGGACGACAGGCCGTGGAGCTGCGACGTCTGCGGGAGAGGCTTCATTCGCTCGCAACTCCTGCGCCTCCACAAGCGGAAGCACGAGCTTGAGTTCGCCGAGAGGAGCGACGATTTATCCCAAAGCAACGATAACTCCCAGACTAACATTTGCATAGCGGGCAAAAatgactgatgtgtgtgtgtgtgtgtgtttatatatttatatatatatatatatatatatatataatatatttattgatgaGAGACTACTCTCTGTGATTAAAGCCGTCATTAAAACTCTCCAAAAGAAGTATTGAAGCTAAAATATTTTAACTTCCTGAAATTGATAAACCAATATGTGTCAAAGGGTGTTCAGCAACTAACAAAACTTAGGTCAAATCTTAGGAAACTGTTCAGGCGTTAGTtgaatttacacatttaaagtatttattgtaGTACAAGTGGCTCACTTGAGGTCTGAGATTTCACATTTTTCCATGCAGTATTTGTCCTTCAACACTAATTGTGTACGTGGAAATTGGATTCAAGAGTAAATATATTGTTGTATCAAATGTTAGGATGAGCAGTCGGGTGAAACTGGAATTCATTCTTTGTGTCTGAGCTACTGAAATGTTTTAGCCAGTAATGAAGCAAAATGATTTTCATACTCAtcagggtctttttttttttttttgtaattgtttttatgGCTAGGaacattttaccttttttagtggcgataaatattttatatgttCTTCACAACCAAATCATTAAAGGAGGTTCACCTGGTTTGGACAACTCTTAAAATGGCCGACAACTATTGTGAATTAAAGAAATCGTCCTCAAAAGGCTGTGATGGAAAAAGTGCTGCCGCTGTCTGATTGTATGGGACGTGTCATGTTCAATAAAAGTACACTAAATGCGTAAGACTGCTGTTAGGTGCAGATATATATGTTCTCCCAACGCACATAGTTTAATATTTTGACTGATAATGTCTCACGATCATACTGCCCAACTTTGGAATCAATcgggtttaatctctaggaggaATTTGTTCTTCCACAACTCCCCAAAATGCAAATATTGAGGAATTGATTGCAGCCTATATTTATAATGGGAACATTTGAAAAGTTAGAAATATGAAAAGTTTCAActaataatagttttttttggtgttggTGGGGGGGTATTAATAGTATATCTCCCGAGCAgcaggtggcggtaatgcgccAATAAGCTGGATGGCAACCGCCGTAaaaccagaaaaagaaaagaagaacctCGGAAGCTTTCTAAATTCCGAGGCGCTGTGAACGTCACATGAATATAAACAGACGCACGCGATGCAGCCGTTTGAGGTTATCGACCTTACGGattatatatcaaaatatacGTTTATATAAAGGACAAatctgccccccacccccctcggGCGCTCTATTCTCGGTGTCCCTACACCTGAAACGGACTCCAGGTGAGCGGTGTCGGCGTTCACGCCATTGTTAGCTCACGTTAGCTTCGTGTTAGCTAAAGTTACTCTGTTGTTAAAAGTTAGCTAACAGTAAATACGCGTTTTAACAATAACGTCACGTCAACAGTCGCCAAGTCGGGCGACGAGTTACTGTTTTCCCATAACTGTCATTTAATTAATCGGTCAATTGTTTCCATGGTGAACTTTGACATTTAACATACATGTTCCGTCCTTTGCGAGATCtaaagttatatattttttaaagccatCTATGTAACGCAACGTGAGATATGACGAGTCAACAACGTTTTGCTctaaagtaaacaaaataataaaaatgtacacattagGGTAATATTATCCCGTCCTGATTATTACAACTCTTTGTACGTCACTGGCGGTGTTGGCTTTCTTTTCACCTTCATGTGTCCTTAAAGGGTTTTTAACTTAATGCTCTTCTTTAAGCCCAGACTTTACGTTAAATATGTGGTAGAAGAAGTGCTCATAACTTTTAATGAGGTAAAATAAGCAATGCTATAGTGTAAAATACTCTGTTGCGAGTAAAGAAAAATTGTATTTGCAttcaaatatacttaaagtacaaGTGTTAAGCTCTTTTTACACTATTACACtttgcagaatggcccatttcagagtaatatgtattatatgacTGGATTATAACTGTCAATGCAATATACTGCCAGGTGGCTTGTGATTTCCAACAAGGGATCAATATGTCGAATCAGATGTCACTCCTCCCACAGGCTCCAAGTATCAGGAAGTGAGATTCTTCGTGCAACTGaactttccctctctctccccctctcagtTTGACGAACACACACTCAGGATGGTGTCGTACAAGCGGCTGAACCCCGAAGATGTTCAGTTTTCCGGCACCTCTTTGTCAGAAGAGCCTCGTCCCGCGCAGGAAGAAGTTCCCGTGAGTTCACGTGTCTTtttatttaccccccccccccaatcttgATGTGGTAGTCTcattatttgttgttgattgtATTCATTTGATCGGTATTTATTCTGAGctgaaattattaataatgtttaaCTTCCAGCTTCTCCCTTGAgaggatttgttgctttttcttttttgacttttgagatcgatagataaataaatgtgtgttggtTTGGGACAGTTTCTGGGATAAAACAAGACGTCGCCGTAGGCTCTGTGAATGGCGTCTTACATTATTTTCTTACAATTTCAACACCGAACAATTAGtcgattttttttaatcaagaaaataatcgtCTCTTAAGCCGTTCTTTGCGTTGCCTATTTCCTCTGTTTTTAGTCTCTGACACATGTGATTGCGGCCGGTCTAATCCTCTTATATGTTACTGGTCTTTGGTCCCTCTTGGTTGCTTCTCTGAACATGTCCCTCGGTTTCGTTTCCAAGGCGGCGGCGGTCGAGGACGCGTCCTTGCTTCCCCGCAGGCCGCCGTGCTCCATCACCACGGGCCTCCTGGTGGTCGgcgccctgctgctgctcctctgcgGAGGCTGGCTCCTGGGCACCATGTTCTGGCTGCACCGCCCGTCCAACCAGCAGCCGCACCGGCACCCGCTGCCGGCACCCGGCTCTCAAACGCCGGACTCTCTGGTGGGGACGGGCGTGAACGACACCGCGGCCGCTTCCCGCCGCGTGGCCTGCGGCGTGATCCCCGAGGCGTGGCGCTTCGACTGCTACCCGGAGAGAGGCGCGGTGGTGACCCGAGAGCTGTGCGAGGCGAGGAGCTGTTGCTTCATCCCGGCGTCGTCTCGCCCGGCGGGGAGAAACGGCATCCCGTGGTGTTTCTACCCTCGGGACTTCCCTTCCTACTCGCTCGTGTCGATGAACGACACGTCGACGGGACAGAAAGGTACGCTGGTCAGGGAGGTGAAGACCTACTACCCGGCAGACGTCCTCACTCTGGAGGTGGAGATACGGCACGAGACGGACACGCGGCTCCGCGTCCGGGTGAGTGAGCTTTCTGATCAAGAGCTTTACGACTCGTAGCGTTATCAATGATCTCGCGTGAATTTTAAAGGTACATGTAATCCCACCGATGGTTCATAAAACAATTACCATCGAGGAACGTTAGTGTATTTTTGTAATTCAGCCAGTTGTTCATGTGCAAAACCTCCCAATGTCTCTGCGAAGAACTGCTGACCCTGCAGCTGCTCAACTTTTGCTTCAAGTCACGAGAATGTGCTCCCCCGGGGCAAAAATGTGttgagttaaagctgcactaaatcaatgtgtttgtattgattCATGTCTTAATCAATATAAAAACATCGAAAGGCCAAAGGTCACTCTTTAAACCCACAAGCAGTCATCACCTGACTCTGCACTTCCCCTTTGCTCTGGGACAAAGTGACTAGTTCATAAGGAAAGTGGAGCGTCTAGCAGTAATATTTATTGTGACTATTGGACTTATATTCatcaggtggccagaaacagAACTTCTTATAAATGGAAACGTGGCCCTTTGCCGCATGTCGTGTTCCCTCTTTCCATTCCTCAGCTGCGTAAAGGCAAAAAAAATGAGGCTAAAATGCATATATTGTCCCGTGTAATGACCCGTTTTCCTCGTCTAGATCACCGACCCCTCCAGTCCGAGGTTCGAGGTTCCGATCTCGGTCCCCGCCGCCACCGAGAAGGCCGACAGTCCGGCGTACGTGGTGGAGCTGTCGAGGCGTCCGTTCGGCCTCATCGTGAAGAGGCGCTCCACGGGAGTCGTGCTGTGAGTCCCGATCGACGATCTAGAAACGCTCTTAAAATATGAGGTGTGAAATATGATACCGATTACCGACGCGATGCCGCTTCCTGTCAGTCTCAACACCACAGTGGCGCCGCTCTTCTACGCCGATCAGTTCCTCCAGATGTCCACCTCGCTGCAGAGCCGCTTCATTTACGGCCTCGGGGAGCACCGCTCCGCCTTCCTGCACGACCTGCAGTGGAACACGCTCACCATGTGGGCCAGAGACGTGCCTCCTACGGTACGGGgcattcacctttttaaaaaatgttttattttattattggtCATTGTTTTGCACACAGTTACATTTCAGGAGCAGGTGTTGCAAATACTATTATGGATGCTAAGTAGTCCCAGTAAGCCGTGACTACCGAACTATTTAGTGTGCCAGAAAGACGacttaaaatgcatttatttctgcaacttttatttatttagtttgtaaaAAGGAaggttttctgtatttttctgaattttttttttaatggacagCACTGTGAGCTACGCAGCCTGTATGAAATGTGCTTTACGAATAATAATACGAACAATTATTATGTCAAATGCAGTATGCCAGAAATTGCAGGATGTTCTAATCTATTACATCCGGAAGCATTTTGCAGCCTGAAAGTTGGCTGGCTCTTGTGGCTCTTccgacccacaatcctttgcgcTGCCGCTATATGAGCTACAGTGTCAGGAGCTATGTTATGAAGTATAAATCCCCATGGAATgcatactgtatgtaccttTAGGGCAGCCGCAGTAGCCACTAAAAGTACAAAATGCTTTTCTTCCATTAAGTGACACTTAATGGAACCGAGCCGTcgttaattaatttaatatccACCTGTCTTTTCCCTACTTATGTCTTCTGTGCAAACAGGCCTGAGGGTTGCGGCTTGATTGAAGGTGCAGTTCCTCCGTTGGTCATCCAGTATAATTGTGTCTTCTCCACAATGTAGGAGCAGACCAACCTGTACGGGGCTCATCCCTTTTACCTGGCGATGGAGGACGGAGGCGACGCACACGGCTTCTTCCTGCTGAACAGCAACGCAATGggtcagtccccccccccccccccggacacTTCCTCTTCCGGCTTGTCTATAACTGTACATTAGATTCTTAGTGACTCCTCATGTGCTTCCTTTACTTCTTTGCTCGCtgtcctcactgtctcctcagACGTGGTCCTCCAGCCCGCCCCGGCCCTCACCTGGCGCACCATCGGTGGAATCCTGGACTTTTACGTCTTCCTCGGTCCCGATCCCGCTTCCGTGATCGGACAGTATGTGGAAGTCATCGGTCAGTCATGAGTGCAAGACGTCAGCATATTTGGATGTGCATGTCCTGTTGCATGTTTGTTTGAAGTCCTTTTTATGGGAAATGATTAACTTCCTGTTGacgttatatatttttttgtgcgTCAATGTGaactctcctcttccctccgccgtttccaaggcaaccCGTCGATGCCCATCTACTGGGCTTTGGGCTACCATCTCTGTCGCTGGGGCTACAACACCAGCAATTCCACCTGGGAGGTTGTCAAGCGCTTGAGGAATTATGGGATACCCCAGGTACGGTCGAGCCAACAGACGGTTTTGTTGGTTTGCGTGTCCGTATTCATTCCCCCCGCTccccaaaataaacacatttgtccCCAGGACGTTCAGTGGAACGACATCGACTACATGGACCGGTTCCTGGACTTCACTTTAGACCCGACGAAGTTCGCCACGCTGCCGGATCTGGTGAAGGACCTGCACGCTCACGACCAGCGC is a genomic window containing:
- the LOC117748071 gene encoding zinc finger protein 62 homolog isoform X3, with product MSKQLTNHQHLSCRFLPDHQRSLQVSQWKRGTNLANFSHHVVHPKRGWSISGFVMVTLKDCCIRLTPLRFSSAMFDEMDKCVPFHRLSPEVTTEPTVDHGQTAAASKRTPAIHQCSFCFMRFRFLWTLERHERLHTGFTPYRCSECGEAFELKWMMMAHIRTHKGRKPHCCNRCRDCGRHFSLAVILKAHKRSCTQSKNEAVRGDDDVVVSEPVRAAAGETSQPDLVDSVSSEVRTVLFSLTMPDLKLNLRSEAAKLRMAQRRGTGRRHAVLQWEKSPFTGRSHKLVIPDESPDKKFVLLVGASHLRAIADGFVKMPEGKLSFGVMSTPGANASELTTEVLHAALPRTPDAICVLAPGNNLTSSRTIAEARAHFGTLLASVSGCCPNVFVVDFPPRLDVEVVLQDAMRQEFQREATLMGVKYFSVADYFPFDRLHLWCKDGVHLSDSYGMKILVQLLWLHSYEQTLSPRPPPPTFTPSVPVEEVTLKDCYIRLSNLRFSSAVFDEMDKRVPTEPTVDHGQTAADSKRTPAIHQCPFCEKRFRFLWTLERHERLHTGFTPYRCSECGEAFELKLTLTAHLLTHKERKPYRCKRCGSSFRSKFELRKHTKIHTREKLHPCTDCGRHFSMAGTLQSHKRACTQSKNGAAGETSQPDLVNGVSSEVSVEPRSSEGLDSDEAARGENNPQEAEERPEAVVSSPHVNVMVNEEEEEEPVCEEEAAPDQASGGEDCTMQEEPEEQRQESNADIRITVKEVEDDLLNMSGGDPPGQEQQKSSYSCGLCGRNCGKMCALQIHMRIRSGEKPYKCSVCGKWFKYQSELRGHHKVHMAEKPFSCPDCGKSYTQWGHFNRHWLTHTGERSYHCSVCEESFNQLARLREHEKIHSRAKYDCPRCEESFTRPANLKAHSRVHTGGRLFSCPECGKNFIHKVSLKAHLRAHTGERPFSCPDCGKSFIQSGTLKVHRLMHLRKRPYHCSVCKEGFNHANRLREHKKIHVKFDCPRCKKSFEQKSSLKTHFRLFHTDDRPWSCDVCGRGFIRSQLLRLHKRKHELEFAERSDDLSQSNDNSQTNICIAGKND